A single Diceros bicornis minor isolate mBicDic1 chromosome 7, mDicBic1.mat.cur, whole genome shotgun sequence DNA region contains:
- the LOC131408832 gene encoding olfactory receptor 5P76-like, with translation MDALADGNHTEVTQFILLGLTDDPILRVILFMIILCIYLVTISGNLSTIILIRISSQFHHPMYFFLSHLAFADVGLSSSVTPNMLINFLVERNAISYFGCAIQLGFAAFFGTVDCFLLAVMAYDRFVAICSPLLYFTKMSTQVCVQLLVVAYVGSFFNACSFTICVDSLLFCGPNRVNHFFCDFAPLVELSCSDVSIPAAVPSFMAGSLIVVTVLVIAVSYIYILITILKMSSTEGRHKAFSTCASHLTSVTVYYGTITFIYVMPKSSYSIDQNKVVSVFYTVVIPMLNPLIYSLKNNEIKGALKRELSRKIFSW, from the coding sequence ATGGATGCCCTCGCGGATGGAAATCACACTGAAGTGACACAATTCATTTTATTGGGCTTAACTGACGATCCGATCCTTCGAGTCATCCTCTTCATGATCATCCTGTGTATCTACCTGGTGACCATATCTGGCAATCTCAGCACAATCATTCTTATCAGAATCTCTTCTCAGTTCCATCAccctatgtatttttttctgagcCACTTGGCTTTTGCTGACGTGGGCTTATCATCTTCCGTCACACCCAATATGCTTATAAACTTCTTGGTGGAGAGAAATGCCATCTCCTATTTTGGATGTGCCATCCAGCTTGGTTTTGCTGCTTTCTTTGGGACAGTTGACTGCTTCCTTCTGGCTGTCATGGCATATGATCGCTTTGTGGCAATCTGCAGCCCATTGCTTTATTTCACCAAAATGTCCACACAAGTTTGTGTTCAGTTACTTGTAGTGGCTTATGTAGGTAGTTTTTTCAATGCTTGCTCTTTTACTATTTGCGTCGATTCTTTACTCTTCTGTGGACCAAATCGAGTCAATCATTTTTTCTGTGATTTTGCCCCTTTAGTTGAACTCTCCTGTTCTGATGTCAGTATTCCTGCAGCTGTGCCCTCATTTATGGCTGGCTCCCTCATTGTGGTCACAGTGCTTGTCATAGCTGTCTCCTACATCTACATTCTCATCACTATCCTAAAGATGAGCTCCACTGAGGGGCGCCATAAGGCTTTCTCAACCTGTGCCTCGCACCTCACATCAGTCACTGTGTACTACGGGACCATCACATTCATTTATGTGATGCCCAAGTCCAGCTACTCAATTGACCAGAACAAGGTGGTGTCTGTTTTCTACACGGTGGTGATCCCCATGTTGAACCCCCTCATCTACAGTCTCAAGAACAATGAGATTAAGGGGGCTCTGAAGAGGGaactttctagaaaaatattttcttggtgA
- the LOC131408833 gene encoding olfactory receptor 5P76-like, translated as MDALADGNHTEVTQFILLGLIDDPILRVILFMIILCIYLATISGNLSTIILIRISSQLHQPMYFFLSHLAFTDMGLSSTVTPNMLVSFLVERNTISYFGCGIQLSFVAFFGTIECFLLAAMAYDRFMAICTPLLYSTKMSREASVQLLTVAYVGGFLNALTVNISFFTLLFCGPNRVNHFFCDFAPLVELSCSDVSISAVLPSFIAGSIIVITVFVIAFSYVYILIIVLKMRSTEGRQKAFSTCASHLTAVTLYFATITFIYATPKSCYSTDQNKVVSVFYMVVIPVLNPLIYSLRNNEIKGALKRELARKIFS; from the coding sequence ATGGATGCCCTCGCAGATGGAAACCACACTGAAGTGACACAATTCATTTTATTGGGCTTAATTGATGACCCGATCCTTCGAGTCATTCTCTTCATGATCATCCTGTGTATCTATCTAGCGACAATATCTGGCAATCTCAGCACAATCATTCTTATCAGAATCTCTTCTCAGCTCCATCAgcctatgtatttttttctgagcCACTTGGCTTTTACTGACATGGGTTTATCATCTACTGTCACACCCAATATGCTTGTAAGCTTCCTGGTGGAGAGAAATACCATCTCCTATTTTGGATGTGGCATCCAGCTTAGTTTTGTTGCTTTCTTTGGGACAATTGAGTGCTTCCTTCTGGCTGCCATGGCCTATGATCGCTTTATGGCAATCTGCACCCCATTGCTTTATTCCACCAAAATGTCCAGAGAAGCTTCTGTTCAGTTGCTCACAGTGGCTTACGTAGGTGGTTTTCTCAATGCTTTGACCGTTAATATATCCTTCTTTACTTTACTCTTCTGTGGACCAAACAGAGTCAATCATTTTTTCTGTGATTTTGCTCCTTTAGTTGAACTCTCTTGTTCTGACGTCAGTATCTCCGCAGTTCTTCCCTCATTTATTGCTGGCTCCATCATTGTGATCACAGTGTTTGTCATAGCCTTCTCCTACGTCTACATCCTCATCATCGTCCTGAAGATGCGCTCCACTGAGGGGCGCCAGAAGGCCTTCTCCACGTGTGCCTCACACCTCACAGCAGTCACTCTGTACTTTGCAACCATCACATTCATTTATGCAACCCCCAAGTCCTGTTACTCAACTGACCAGAACAAAGTGGTGTCTGTGTTCTACATGGTGGTGATCCCCGTGTTGAACCCCCTCATCTACAGTCTCAGGAACAATGAGATTAAGGGGGCTCTGAAGAGAGAGCttgctagaaaaatattttcctag